The proteins below come from a single Asanoa ferruginea genomic window:
- a CDS encoding ABC transporter permease, with protein MLSIAYSELIQLFRNRAVLVTNLIMPVAVSVFFVYYRDAFERIGSLGYVAAVIVFTIGAFSLYTTAVTTLAARWQNLFLKRLRSTAARDPAILSGLVLPVSVLALVQVGLILGVFAAISDGPANAALLAVAIVSTFVMLLALGMATAGVTRSPEHAQVTTLPLSLGTIAVASWVGISGTESLTLVKRLLPGGSATELVVNTWNGGVPVTDSLPLLAPTLAWVVVAIAFALKMFRWEPGR; from the coding sequence ATGCTTTCCATCGCGTACAGCGAATTGATTCAGCTCTTTCGCAACCGGGCCGTGCTGGTCACCAACCTCATCATGCCGGTGGCGGTGAGTGTCTTCTTCGTCTACTACCGCGACGCGTTCGAGCGGATCGGCAGTCTCGGTTACGTCGCTGCCGTTATCGTCTTCACCATCGGCGCGTTCAGCCTTTACACCACGGCGGTGACGACGCTGGCCGCTCGCTGGCAGAACCTGTTCCTCAAGCGCCTGCGGTCCACCGCGGCCCGCGATCCGGCCATCCTGTCGGGTCTGGTGCTTCCGGTCAGCGTGCTCGCCCTCGTCCAGGTCGGGTTGATCCTCGGCGTGTTCGCCGCGATCAGCGACGGGCCGGCCAACGCCGCGCTCCTCGCGGTGGCGATCGTGTCGACGTTCGTGATGCTGCTCGCCCTGGGCATGGCCACCGCCGGCGTGACCCGCTCGCCCGAGCACGCCCAGGTCACCACGCTGCCGTTGAGTCTGGGGACCATCGCCGTGGCCAGTTGGGTCGGCATCAGCGGTACCGAGAGCCTCACCCTGGTGAAGCGGCTCCTACCTGGAGGGTCGGCAACCGAGCTGGTCGTCAACACCTGGAACGGCGGCGTTCCGGTCACCGACTCGCTGCCGTTGCTGGCTCCGACCCTCGCCTGGGTCGTCGTGGCGATCGCGTTCGCCCTGAAGATGTTCCGCTGGGAGCCGGGTCGGTAA
- a CDS encoding MerR family transcriptional regulator — MAWSTRELAELAGTTVNTIRHYHRQGLLEEPERRYNGYKQYGVQDLVRLLRIRRLTDLGVPLSRIGEVGAGGASTPEALRQLDADLAARIEHLQRARSDIAAILHNSAPADAPAGFESVASRLSEADTSIIHIYTQLYDEDAMADLRRMVEADTDSLSKEIDALPPDADEATRQRLAEQLAPTIARNLIDYPWLTDPAHHLSKSEHVTQETFIEAVVELYNTAQLDVLRRASILAHEQLRIAREADEGNHDG; from the coding sequence ATGGCTTGGAGCACACGGGAACTCGCGGAACTCGCTGGCACCACGGTGAACACCATCCGGCACTACCACCGGCAGGGCCTGCTCGAGGAACCCGAGCGCCGATACAACGGATACAAGCAATACGGAGTGCAGGATCTCGTGCGCCTGCTGCGCATCCGACGGCTCACCGACCTCGGCGTGCCGCTGTCGCGGATCGGCGAGGTCGGCGCGGGCGGGGCCAGCACTCCGGAAGCCCTGCGACAGCTCGACGCCGACCTCGCGGCCCGGATCGAGCACCTGCAGCGAGCCCGGTCGGACATCGCCGCGATCCTGCACAACAGCGCGCCGGCCGACGCGCCCGCGGGCTTCGAGTCGGTCGCGTCACGTCTGTCCGAAGCGGACACCTCAATCATTCACATCTACACGCAGTTGTACGACGAGGATGCGATGGCCGACCTGCGGCGCATGGTGGAGGCCGACACCGACTCGCTGAGCAAGGAGATCGACGCCCTGCCGCCCGACGCCGACGAGGCCACCCGGCAGCGCCTCGCCGAGCAACTCGCGCCGACCATCGCGCGGAACCTCATCGACTATCCCTGGCTGACCGATCCGGCACACCACCTGTCGAAGAGCGAGCACGTGACGCAGGAGACGTTCATCGAGGCGGTGGTCGAGCTTTACAACACCGCTCAGCTCGACGTGCTGCGGCGCGCCAGCATCCTCGCGCACGAACAACTACGCATCGCACGAGAAGCGGATGAAGGGAACCATGATGGATGA
- a CDS encoding GOLPH3/VPS74 family protein, whose protein sequence is MDDRVAPTLAEDLLLLLFQPDSGTIAGENTLFYVLGGAVVADLALHEQVTTTPGRAGTVRVRAVADRAPSDELLRSTWDYLSEKPRGIQTVLAAIGPRLRGPLLDRLVERGDIRRTRRKALGLFTTTALEDGATGRRAGLLHDVREVLVDGVEPRPRVAALAALISGSGTLPQFDPEIPWRSPVITRAKELERGNWGAGAAAEAVARTVTATVVNNVIVSASVLPRS, encoded by the coding sequence ATGGATGACCGGGTCGCGCCGACGCTCGCGGAGGACCTTCTGCTCCTGTTGTTCCAGCCCGACTCCGGGACCATCGCTGGGGAGAACACCCTGTTCTACGTGCTCGGCGGCGCCGTCGTCGCCGATCTGGCCCTGCACGAGCAGGTGACCACGACGCCGGGTCGGGCCGGAACGGTTCGGGTGCGGGCCGTCGCCGATCGCGCCCCGTCGGATGAGCTCCTTCGCTCCACATGGGACTACCTGTCCGAGAAGCCCCGTGGCATCCAGACCGTGCTCGCCGCGATCGGGCCGAGGTTGCGTGGCCCGCTGCTCGACCGCCTCGTCGAACGCGGCGACATCCGCCGCACCCGCCGCAAGGCACTCGGGCTGTTCACCACGACAGCCCTCGAGGACGGGGCGACGGGGCGCCGGGCCGGGCTGCTGCACGACGTCCGGGAGGTGCTCGTCGACGGCGTCGAGCCGCGGCCTCGAGTCGCCGCGCTGGCCGCGCTGATCTCGGGAAGCGGCACGCTTCCCCAGTTCGACCCGGAGATCCCCTGGAGGTCACCGGTGATCACCCGGGCAAAGGAACTCGAGCGGGGCAACTGGGGAGCCGGCGCCGCCGCCGAGGCCGTCGCCCGCACCGTCACGGCGACCGTCGTCAACAACGTCATCGTCTCGGCGAGCGTGCTTCCGCGGAGCTAG
- a CDS encoding glycoside hydrolase family 16 protein has translation MVAVLVLAGAQPAPAAARPRVTLAFASPSQGAKVNDTVDISFTGTNLTAVRVLRLGRPIATATVSPDGRSAVAAVDTAQFRDGLTVLSAWGWGAGHSVAPQVFAVPLVLRVTNATADHHLPGYRKTVLRDEFSGTELNRSIWCTRFPYEGGPALEVPDPGCLSADGVAGRLDTLGLKFDSDGNQVAGQEDQVYRDFNVDGAPMHTVQDGYLSLHATATRPDDPFLKYESAMIRSKKEIEPTAGHSLYLTARVRLPSMQGTWPAFWLAPGFSRFGSANWPPEIDILEGALNVQDDKVNMLHINAINGGVPGGQTADGHSQLTYADPDLYDPQWQNYIAPSSIRDRWTEVGMEWTVDGMCWYVEGTKISCQNYHWQTNEGTQSNPATVMLNLAVGGPWAGRYGVDVASFPTRYDIDHVRIYQQ, from the coding sequence GTGGTGGCTGTGCTGGTGTTGGCCGGTGCGCAGCCCGCGCCGGCGGCCGCTCGCCCCCGCGTTACCTTGGCGTTCGCGTCGCCCAGCCAGGGTGCGAAGGTCAACGACACCGTCGACATCTCGTTCACCGGCACCAACCTGACGGCGGTCCGCGTGCTGCGGCTCGGCCGGCCGATCGCCACCGCCACCGTCAGCCCCGACGGCAGGTCGGCGGTCGCCGCCGTCGACACCGCCCAGTTCCGCGACGGCCTGACCGTCCTGTCCGCCTGGGGCTGGGGTGCCGGTCACTCGGTCGCGCCCCAGGTCTTCGCCGTGCCGCTGGTGCTGCGGGTGACCAATGCGACCGCCGACCACCACCTGCCCGGATACCGGAAGACAGTGCTGCGGGACGAGTTCTCCGGCACCGAACTGAACCGGTCCATCTGGTGTACGCGATTCCCGTACGAAGGCGGCCCCGCACTCGAAGTTCCCGACCCGGGTTGCCTCAGCGCCGACGGTGTCGCGGGTCGGCTGGACACCCTTGGCCTCAAGTTCGACAGCGACGGCAACCAGGTCGCCGGCCAGGAAGACCAGGTCTACCGGGACTTCAACGTGGACGGCGCGCCGATGCACACCGTCCAGGACGGCTACCTGTCGCTGCACGCCACCGCGACCCGGCCGGACGACCCCTTCCTGAAATACGAGTCGGCGATGATCCGCAGCAAGAAGGAGATCGAGCCGACGGCCGGCCACAGCCTCTACCTGACCGCCCGGGTGCGCCTGCCCAGCATGCAGGGCACCTGGCCAGCGTTCTGGCTGGCTCCCGGCTTCAGCCGCTTCGGGTCGGCCAACTGGCCGCCGGAGATCGACATCCTGGAGGGCGCCCTCAACGTCCAGGACGACAAGGTCAACATGCTGCACATCAACGCCATCAACGGCGGCGTGCCGGGCGGGCAGACCGCTGACGGCCACTCGCAGCTCACCTACGCCGACCCGGACCTCTACGACCCGCAGTGGCAGAACTACATCGCGCCCAGCTCGATCCGGGACCGGTGGACCGAGGTCGGCATGGAGTGGACCGTCGACGGCATGTGCTGGTATGTCGAAGGCACCAAGATCTCCTGCCAGAACTACCACTGGCAGACCAACGAGGGCACCCAGTCGAACCCGGCCACCGTGATGCTCAATCTCGCGGTCGGTGGCCCGTGGGCGGGCCGCTACGGCGTCGACGTGGCCTCGTTCCCCACCCGGTACGACATCGACCACGTCCGGATCTACCAGCAGTAG
- a CDS encoding ketopantoate reductase family protein, translated as MRILVVGAGATGGYFGARLAQAGRDVTFLVRPRRADQLAERGLRVRGPDGHDDRIDVNTVVKDRLADPFDIVLLAVKAYALDGAISDFTPAVGPATTIVPFLNGIGHIGRLTEAFGARRVYGGVCYVASTLTDDGDIVWLGGAQELRYGPLANGSGAGEHAAHVHDALAGAGFPAELSDTIETDMWEKWIFLASVTAVTCLARGTVGDVNAVEGGREFATAVTEEGNRVAVAAGFAPRAAATRRLLDTVTQPGAATTSSVFRDLRQGRPLENDAIITDLVRRARALDVATPLLDATDVNLAVYQRARSAT; from the coding sequence ATGCGCATCCTCGTGGTCGGCGCCGGTGCCACCGGCGGCTACTTCGGTGCCCGGCTGGCCCAGGCCGGCCGGGACGTGACGTTCCTGGTCCGGCCGCGCCGTGCTGACCAGCTCGCGGAGCGGGGCCTGCGAGTCCGGGGACCGGATGGCCACGACGACCGGATCGACGTCAACACGGTCGTCAAGGACCGGCTCGCCGATCCGTTCGACATCGTGCTGCTGGCCGTCAAGGCCTACGCGCTCGACGGTGCGATCAGCGACTTCACCCCCGCCGTGGGCCCGGCCACGACCATCGTGCCGTTCCTCAACGGCATCGGTCACATCGGCCGGCTCACCGAGGCGTTCGGCGCCCGCCGCGTGTATGGCGGGGTCTGCTACGTTGCCAGCACGCTGACCGACGACGGTGACATCGTCTGGCTCGGAGGCGCGCAGGAGCTGCGGTACGGTCCGCTCGCCAACGGGAGCGGTGCCGGCGAGCACGCGGCCCACGTACACGATGCGCTCGCTGGTGCCGGGTTTCCGGCTGAACTGTCCGACACCATCGAGACGGACATGTGGGAGAAGTGGATCTTCCTGGCGTCGGTCACGGCGGTGACCTGTTTGGCGCGGGGGACGGTCGGCGACGTGAACGCCGTCGAGGGCGGCCGAGAGTTCGCGACCGCGGTCACCGAGGAGGGGAACCGGGTCGCGGTGGCGGCCGGCTTCGCTCCGCGGGCCGCAGCCACGCGACGGTTGCTCGACACGGTCACCCAACCGGGAGCGGCCACGACCTCATCGGTGTTCCGCGACCTTCGCCAAGGCCGGCCGCTCGAGAACGACGCCATCATCACCGATCTGGTACGCCGCGCGAGAGCCCTCGACGTCGCCACTCCACTGCTCGACGCGACCGACGTCAATCTCGCCGTCTATCAACGGGCTCGGTCAGCCACCTGA
- a CDS encoding sensor histidine kinase, protein MLALAFGAALAVGAVGAAALRLLRRRSITVHVTVLLATTVVAVVAGVTAVAEAMFLSTHDLEVVIITVSAAAVVSLGVGVAFGRRLAAAAVWADHARARERRLEKERRDLVAWVSHDLRTPLAGLRAMAEALEDGVVDDTATVAEYHRRIRIESDRMARLVDDLFELSRINAGALRLSLSTVPLGDVVSDALATAAPLAAARRIRLEAGQDGWPTVTASEPELARVVVNLVLNAVRYTPQDGTVRVEAGREDDATWLAVADTCGGIPPLDLPHVFDVAFRGEPARTPPTGDATASGGIGLAIVHGLVEAHGGSVKVENTADGCRFLVRLPAA, encoded by the coding sequence ATGCTCGCGCTCGCCTTCGGCGCGGCCCTCGCGGTCGGTGCCGTCGGTGCCGCCGCGCTCCGCCTGCTGCGCCGGCGCTCGATCACGGTGCACGTGACGGTGCTGCTCGCGACGACGGTCGTGGCCGTTGTCGCGGGCGTGACCGCGGTGGCCGAGGCGATGTTCCTGTCGACCCACGATCTCGAGGTCGTGATCATCACCGTGTCGGCGGCCGCCGTGGTGAGTCTCGGCGTCGGTGTCGCCTTCGGCCGGCGGTTGGCGGCCGCGGCCGTCTGGGCCGACCATGCCCGCGCCCGCGAGCGCCGGCTGGAGAAGGAGCGGCGGGACCTGGTGGCATGGGTCTCGCACGACCTGCGTACCCCATTGGCGGGCTTGCGGGCGATGGCGGAGGCGTTGGAAGACGGCGTGGTCGACGACACCGCGACCGTCGCCGAATATCACCGGCGGATCCGCATCGAGTCCGACCGGATGGCGCGGCTGGTCGACGACCTGTTCGAGCTGTCCCGGATCAACGCCGGGGCCCTGCGGCTGTCGCTGTCGACCGTCCCGCTCGGCGACGTCGTCTCCGACGCCCTGGCCACGGCCGCACCGCTGGCGGCGGCCCGGCGGATCCGCCTCGAGGCCGGCCAGGACGGCTGGCCGACGGTCACCGCCAGCGAGCCCGAGCTCGCCCGCGTGGTGGTCAACCTGGTGCTCAACGCGGTCCGCTACACCCCGCAGGACGGCACCGTGCGGGTCGAGGCGGGCCGCGAAGACGACGCCACCTGGCTCGCCGTCGCCGACACCTGCGGCGGCATTCCCCCACTCGACCTGCCACACGTCTTCGACGTGGCGTTCCGCGGGGAGCCGGCCCGCACACCGCCGACGGGCGACGCGACCGCCTCCGGCGGCATCGGGCTGGCCATCGTCCACGGCCTGGTCGAAGCACACGGCGGCAGCGTCAAGGTGGAGAACACCGCCGACGGCTGCCGTTTCCTCGTCCGCCTGCCCGCGGCGTGA
- a CDS encoding response regulator transcription factor → MAQRVLVVDDDQTVSDVVCRYLEHAGYEVSHAADGVAALVAVAEQSPHLVVLDLMLPGIDGLQVCRRLRGRPDSVPIIMLSALGTEQDRLVGLQLGADDYLTKPFSPRELVLRVQSVLRRAGAPAVPERPEVLRDGDLVVETGPRIASLAGVELALTLREFDLLAHFLRHPGRAFTRAELLDQVWNWSIGDQSTVTVHVRRLREKIETDPAQPRRIVTVWGVGYRYEPRRTAGA, encoded by the coding sequence GTGGCCCAGCGGGTGCTGGTCGTCGACGACGACCAGACGGTCAGCGACGTGGTCTGCCGTTACCTGGAACACGCCGGCTACGAGGTCAGCCACGCGGCCGACGGCGTCGCCGCACTCGTCGCGGTCGCCGAACAGTCGCCCCATCTGGTGGTGCTCGACCTCATGTTGCCCGGCATCGACGGGCTTCAGGTCTGCCGGCGCCTGCGGGGACGGCCCGACAGCGTCCCGATCATCATGTTGAGCGCGCTCGGCACCGAGCAGGACCGGCTCGTCGGCCTTCAACTCGGCGCCGACGACTATCTCACCAAGCCGTTCTCACCCCGCGAACTCGTGCTGCGGGTGCAGTCGGTGCTCCGCCGCGCCGGCGCACCCGCCGTGCCCGAGCGTCCCGAGGTCCTCCGCGACGGCGACCTGGTCGTCGAGACCGGCCCACGGATCGCGTCCCTGGCCGGCGTCGAGCTGGCGCTGACGCTGCGCGAGTTCGACCTGCTCGCGCACTTCCTGCGTCACCCGGGCCGCGCGTTCACCCGCGCCGAGCTTCTCGACCAGGTGTGGAACTGGAGCATCGGCGACCAGTCCACCGTCACGGTCCACGTGCGGCGACTCCGCGAGAAGATCGAGACCGACCCGGCGCAACCGCGCCGCATCGTGACGGTCTGGGGCGTCGGCTACCGCTACGAACCGCGCAGGACCGCCGGTGCATGA
- a CDS encoding TIGR04282 family arsenosugar biosynthesis glycosyltransferase, protein MGSPLLPLGDRRAGVVLVVAKAPVPGLAKTRLCPPATLRQAAEVARAALLCTAAAVRAATRTPVLAHTGSFGDAVGPAGLRRVFAGWRRLPQRGDGLAERLANAHADVAVTLPGQPVVQIGMDTPQVTAALLGAALRKLDDTDAVIGPAADGGWWAVGFRDPTHAAALRDVPMSTATTFDHTRAAIAARGLRITELPTLTDVDDWPAAHAVARLIPDTAFARVVGRVAARLPRGQQQVVDRDGGERLHDEPATAAAGR, encoded by the coding sequence ATGGGTTCACCGTTGCTGCCGCTCGGCGACCGTCGGGCCGGCGTGGTGCTGGTGGTGGCGAAGGCACCCGTGCCGGGACTGGCCAAGACCCGGCTGTGCCCGCCGGCCACGCTGCGCCAGGCCGCCGAGGTCGCCCGGGCGGCGCTGCTGTGCACGGCGGCGGCAGTCCGCGCGGCGACGCGCACGCCCGTGTTGGCCCACACCGGCTCGTTCGGCGACGCCGTAGGCCCGGCCGGGCTGCGCCGGGTCTTCGCCGGCTGGCGCCGCCTGCCCCAGCGCGGCGACGGTCTCGCGGAGCGGCTCGCCAACGCGCACGCCGATGTCGCGGTCACGCTGCCCGGTCAGCCGGTGGTGCAGATCGGCATGGACACCCCGCAGGTGACCGCGGCGCTGCTGGGCGCCGCGTTGCGCAAGCTCGACGACACCGACGCGGTGATCGGCCCGGCGGCCGACGGGGGCTGGTGGGCGGTCGGATTCCGCGACCCTACACACGCCGCCGCGTTGCGCGACGTTCCAATGTCGACGGCCACGACCTTCGACCACACCCGGGCCGCCATAGCCGCGCGGGGACTGCGGATCACCGAACTGCCGACGCTCACCGACGTCGACGACTGGCCCGCCGCCCACGCGGTCGCCCGCCTCATCCCCGACACCGCGTTCGCACGCGTCGTCGGCCGCGTGGCGGCGCGGCTACCACGTGGTCAGCAGCAGGTGGTTGACCGCGATGGCGGTGAGCGCCTGCACGACGAGCCAGCCACGGCGGCCGCGGGTCGGTAG
- a CDS encoding NAD-dependent epimerase/dehydratase family protein, which produces MRVLVTGGAGFIGSQVVAALAAAGHDVRVLDVGHPAAHRVPLPATVAGAPLRLADVRDAGSVEAALAGVDAVVHQAAMVGMGVDLDDLPEYVGCNDLGTAVLLSAMARAGVGRLVLASSMVVYGEGAYACPAHGPIRPAPRAQADLLAGRFEPACPKCAAPLIPGQVDEEARLDPRSVYAATKLAQEHLSAVWARQTGGSAIALRYHNVYGPGMPRDTPYSGVAAIFRSALEAGRAPLVFEDGGQRRDFVHVRDVAAANLAALTATAGQAGFRAYNVASGRPTTIGAMAAALAEAMAGPEPQVTGAFRAGDVRHVVAAPRRAAAELGFEARIELADGMAEFAYAPLRG; this is translated from the coding sequence ATGCGGGTTCTGGTCACCGGCGGCGCCGGTTTCATCGGTTCACAGGTCGTCGCGGCGCTGGCGGCGGCCGGCCATGACGTGCGGGTGCTCGACGTCGGTCATCCCGCGGCGCACCGAGTGCCGTTGCCGGCGACGGTGGCCGGCGCGCCGCTGCGGCTCGCCGACGTTCGCGACGCCGGCTCGGTCGAGGCCGCGCTCGCCGGCGTCGACGCGGTCGTCCATCAGGCCGCGATGGTCGGCATGGGCGTCGACCTCGACGACCTCCCCGAGTACGTCGGTTGCAACGACCTCGGCACCGCCGTGCTGCTGTCGGCCATGGCGCGGGCCGGCGTCGGCCGGCTGGTTCTGGCCAGCTCGATGGTCGTCTACGGCGAGGGCGCCTACGCCTGCCCCGCACACGGCCCGATCCGGCCGGCTCCGCGGGCACAGGCGGATCTGCTCGCCGGTCGGTTCGAGCCCGCCTGTCCGAAGTGCGCCGCCCCGCTCATCCCAGGGCAGGTCGACGAGGAGGCCCGGCTCGACCCGCGCAGCGTCTACGCCGCGACCAAGCTCGCGCAGGAGCACCTCAGTGCGGTGTGGGCGCGGCAGACCGGCGGGTCGGCGATCGCGCTGCGCTACCACAACGTCTACGGCCCGGGGATGCCACGCGACACCCCCTACAGCGGGGTCGCCGCCATCTTCCGGTCGGCGCTCGAGGCCGGGCGGGCGCCGCTGGTCTTCGAAGACGGCGGCCAGCGCCGCGACTTCGTCCACGTCCGGGATGTGGCCGCCGCCAACCTCGCCGCGCTCACGGCCACGGCCGGCCAGGCCGGGTTCCGGGCCTACAACGTCGCGTCGGGCCGGCCGACGACGATCGGGGCGATGGCGGCCGCGCTCGCCGAAGCGATGGCCGGCCCGGAGCCTCAGGTGACCGGGGCCTTCCGCGCCGGCGACGTGCGCCACGTCGTCGCCGCGCCGCGGCGGGCGGCGGCCGAGCTCGGCTTCGAGGCCCGCATCGAGCTGGCCGACGGCATGGCGGAGTTCGCGTACGCGCCGCTGCGGGGCTGA
- a CDS encoding glycosyltransferase family 2 protein: MTDVVLPCLDEAAALPWLLARMPSGYRAIVADNGSTDGSPDIAASLGAIVVTAPQRGFGAAVHTGLMAADPDDGLVCVMDADGSFDPAQLPRVADPVRAGRARLVLGRRRPTSAGAWPAHARFANAVLAWRLRRTTGLQLHDLGPMRAARLVDLLDLDLRDRRFGYPLEMVVKAARAGWAVAEVDVDYAPRAAGSRSKVTGTVRGTARAVRDMSKVLAQ; the protein is encoded by the coding sequence ATGACGGACGTCGTACTTCCCTGCCTCGACGAGGCCGCAGCGCTGCCCTGGCTCCTGGCCCGGATGCCGTCCGGCTACCGCGCCATCGTGGCCGACAACGGCTCCACCGACGGCTCGCCGGACATCGCAGCATCCCTCGGCGCGATCGTCGTGACCGCACCACAGCGCGGATTCGGCGCGGCCGTCCACACCGGACTGATGGCCGCCGACCCCGACGACGGGCTGGTGTGCGTGATGGACGCCGACGGCTCGTTCGACCCCGCCCAACTTCCCCGGGTCGCCGATCCGGTCCGCGCCGGGCGGGCCCGACTCGTGCTGGGCCGGCGCCGCCCGACCAGCGCCGGAGCATGGCCGGCGCATGCCCGGTTCGCCAACGCGGTCCTGGCCTGGCGGCTGCGCCGGACCACCGGGCTCCAACTCCATGACCTCGGCCCGATGCGTGCCGCCCGGCTGGTTGATCTGCTCGACCTCGACCTGCGCGACCGCCGCTTCGGCTATCCGCTCGAGATGGTGGTCAAGGCCGCCCGCGCCGGCTGGGCGGTCGCCGAGGTCGACGTCGACTACGCGCCCCGGGCCGCCGGCAGCCGGTCGAAGGTGACCGGGACCGTACGCGGCACCGCGCGCGCCGTCCGCGACATGTCCAAGGTCCTGGCTCAATGA